The genomic window CAGCTATTAGGGGCTCTACTGCTATATTACTTTTAGCCTGATTCTTCATCTTCAATAATTCTCCTAAAGTCAAAAGCTTCACATGTGTGAATTACAGGCAATAGAGCTCGACACGAAGGCGAGGACTTTATAAAAGCGCTAAACCTATTCATATCTTTGAAATATTAATTTTCAATCTCAAAAATTTACTATTATTTAAGTTCTCATTTAAAATTAGAATGGAAAAAAACTTTTTCTTTGAATTGTTTGATCCTTAAGTTTATTCCCGTATCTGGGTATCACAATTCTTTATATTTATAATTATGTGTTTACACTAATTTGGATGTGTTATATATATATGAAATTCTCTAATAAGAATAATAGGCAGTTAAGAGTGTATAATTGCTAATATTATAAACTATCTCGTTCTCCTTTGAAAATTACAACTTCTAATGCCTTCATTAAAATTGGGCTTACCTTGGTCAATGATGACTTAAATTATCTTATTGATTTCTGGTTGAAATATTGCATTGTGGGCAAGATTCATAAATCAATATTTCAGGAAGAAATAAAAAAACCAATTCATGAGATTTAGATTGCAGCGAGCTTTATCAAGACGAACTTTAACCTCTGAAAGGCGATTTGGTTTGTAGATAATATCTTTAAGTATTTTATTTTTATTAACAATAAGAACAGCCTCAGATGAATTTAATACTCCCTCCTAAATAACCAACTTCACCCTTGGTTCCATGTCTTCGACTATGTTTGTATATTGAAGCAGTCTATTTTGATAAAATATCAAAAATGGGCGCTGACAACCGAAATGTATAGGAGGTAGATATGTCCGGACTGTATTATTTGTTTCCGACTTTGGTTGCAATCTTTTTTTCCTTTCTTATTGTACGGGCTGGAGCAATTGCACTAATGATGACCGGTGTTGACAGGCCAAGAGCAGTATTTCAATCGCTTTCAGCATTTACAGGAACTGGGTTTACAACACGTGAAGCCGAAAAAGTAGTCAATAATCCGCAGAGGAGGAAAATCATCAGCATCCTTATGATACTAGGGAACGCAGGAATTGTGGCAGTGATCATTTCGGCTACTTCATCTGTCGTAACGAGCAAAGGATATGAACTACCTATTCATTTCGTTCTCTTCGTGTTTGGGGTGTATCTTATTTACAGACTCGGGAAATCCAGGGGGTTTACTCAAAAATGGGAAAGCTTTATCGAACGAAAGCTCGTTCGAATTCAAGCTTTTGAAGAAGGCACAGCAGAAGATCTTCTCCATTTCCTTGAAGGATATGGCCTTATAAAAAAGACCATCAAAAAGGATTCACAACTTATTGATGTGTCACTCGCAGAATGGAGGTTCCGCAGCCCCGATATTATTATCCTCGGAATCGAGCGTGGCAATAATTGGATTCCAATCCCCAGAAAACATCATGAAAGGGTACAGGAGGGTGATAAAATGGTGCTCTACGGTAATCTCAAAAGCCTTAGGGAAATCCTTGATGAATAAAGTGGTATGAGGGGATAATCAGATTGGGTTCCATCATATCTTGAGTCTTAAGGATCCTCAATTATTAGATAATTCTAGAGAACTATTATTTATAACAGAATATTATTGAGGAGGAAAGAATCATGGCACAAAAAAATACTGAACAAGCTGTAATATGCCAAATTTGCAAAAAGCCAAAAAAAATGAGCGAGGTCTTGTCAGCAGAATTGATCAGAGAACCTATTGTTAAGGAAATTCAAAAAACATATCCTGATTGGTCTACCAGTGGTTTTATTTGTATCGATGATCTTAATCATTTCAGGGCAGAGTATATCCAAGATATTATCGAAGCAGACAAAGGTGAACTTTCTGCTTTAGAAGAACAGGTTGTCAAAAGTCTTCAGGAGCAAGAACTCCTGTCAACGAACATTAATATTGAGTATGACAAACAACTAACATTAGGGGAACGGTTAGCTGATAGGATTGCAGATTTTGGGGGAAGCTGGGGATTTATAAGTATTTTCATCGGTGTCCTATTATTATGGGTAGCCATAAACTCAACTATACTTGTCCGAAAGCCCTTTGATCCATATCCATATATATTCCTGAATCTCATCCTTTCATGCCTCGCTGCGATTCAAGCTCCCGTCATCATGATGAGTCAAAATCGACAAGAAGCAAAGGATCGATTACGGGCAGAATACGATTATCGTATTAACTTAAAAGCAGAACTGGAGATTCGCCATCTGCAGGAAAAAATTGATCATCTTCTTATGAATCAATGGAACAGGCTGTTGGAAATACAAAAAATACAAATTGACTTAATGGAGGAGCTCTCTCATAAAAAATCTTGATTGTTTGTCTCTTTTTAGTGAAGATTTCAATTTGCCAATCATTTATAATCGCCAATATTTATTTCTACTTGAAAGTTTTTCTGAATGCATTGAAATAGATGTGCGTATTTGATGTAAAAAACCTATAAGACTTTGCACTACTTGATTCTGCAGACTTGTAGGTATCTTTGAGAAAAAAGGCATGCTACTTCGGGGAGAAAGTCGCACGGTACTGCATTAGTTATATGGAGGTAAAACTTCTTCCTGTACTTCACACCTCTCAGTGTTTAAATAAAAGTGCATCTTTCATATGGGAATTAACACTTCAGAATTTCTAAAAATGGTTCAGATTACTCATAATCATAAAAAAACCGTCTTCCTATTCCTTTAAAATTAATACCCTTAAGAAAGGTTTCCATATGACAGTACAACTGGTATTCTACAGCGATCGTGAAGCAACAAAAGAGAGCACTGCCTTCACACGGCAGGGGTCGCAGGTTCAAAACCCGCATCGCCCACCATTTAAATCAAGTTTGTGTCGAAAGGCACAGCCCCTTTTTGTTGAATTGTCTGGTGTTTTGTCTGGCAGGGGGATATAATGACGAACATGAGCAAGTTAGTGTCTGATTTTTTAAAGGGATTAGCAATCTTTTCTGTTTTATGTAATCACTATGTTAATTTTTACACATCTTTAAAGTTATCAGAATTTGCAAATGGATTCATAGCAGTTTTTTTTGTTTTAAGCGGCTATGGAATTTATGCATCTCTGAGCAAGTCCTCCAAATCTGGAGAACTATCTCTATCAAGATTTTACCTAAAAAGATTTCTGAGGATTTATCCTCTTTATTTTTTATCAGTTTCCATTTTCTTTTTTCTTGAAACGGGGGAGTTCAACCTTTATACATTTCTTGCAGTTCCCTTTGTGCAGGCTCCAGGTATATACTGGTTTATCACTTCACTTCTCCAGTGCTATATTATCGCCCCCTTTATATATCTACTTATCGTTAAATTAGATAAATTAAGACTGCTAATAATTAGTCTGTTGACTTTAGTTGCTACTTATATGATTTATTTGCACTATGGGATTGGGTTTACAAGGGCAAACTTTGTTTACAGGTTTGTCCCTCTTGGGCACATTTACTTATTTCTAGGAGGAATGATTCTTTACAGTATTGAAAAACCCGTGAAAACAAAAATACATATATTAATAGCACTGATATTATTTCTATCTTCAGTCATTTTAACTCGAAATAATTCTGTGCTATTTGATGGTTCTGGAATGATATTTGGTCTTTTCCTGCTAGTCAGTTCTATCTACATCTGTTATGCATTCACAAGTATGCTTCATAATAAATTAATATTTTCTGGTTTAATTTGCTCTTTAGGAATGTGTTCATATTCGATTTACCTTTTTCATGTGTTTTATTATAAGGCTCTTGTAAAAGCAAATATAATCCACGTTGATTCTATTGTAAGCGTTATAATCACTTTCTTGTTGCTACCTGTCTTTGTGTATCTAATGTCTATTATGGAAAGAGCCGTTTCAATTACCAGTTCAAGGCTTCTTCAAAAGAACTAGGATTTCTTATCCAACATCCCCACCGCCCTCTGCTTGTGGCTCGGAGCGAGGTTGGCATACCTCATAGTCATACTCAGGCTGGAATGCCCAAGCAGTTCCGAGATGGTATTTTTACAGATGCATGGTCCGAGGACGGTTTATCTTAAGTATATGTTGACACTATAACATTAGAAGAAATGAGTGATAGTACACCAACCCCCGTTGGCTACAACCCCACATGGCTCATCATAACCCTTGTCAGCCTAACAGTCGCTGGTGGTTTTATACTGAGAAAGAAAATGGCAAGGTGATAGTTCCATGTGCAATCTGATTGAACATCACAAAAGAAGCCTGCCTTTGGGAACAAATAATTCCTGAAGGTGGGCTATCTTTCTGTTCGATTTCTTTTGGAATTTGTGAGTCCCTCAATTTAGCTGCAGTTTATAGTTGTAGGTGCACTAAATAATCTGAAACACCAGCCTTGTTTACCCCCTTTCTTCCTGAAATATGTATTCTTGAATCTGTCCTATCAATGCAATATTACAAACAGAAATTAATAGAATCATTTTCTATATTTTTTGTAGATTAATTTTATCTATTTAAGATAAAATTAACTAACCCTTTCGAGTAAAAACCCATTTCTATAAAGATAGATAGACGTGGCTTTTTTTAAGGAATAAAACCTAAATCCCAAAGAATTAATCAATGATGGATTTACTTTCTCAACTAATGAGAGGAGGTGGTAGTGAGATTCACAGCTTCATAAAAGTACAGAAACCATATGTAAGACCATAATACAAGAAAAAGAGGGTGAGGAAGATGGTTTTTACAAGAGCAATAGGGATTTTAATACTAGTTTTGGGGATTTGTCTTATGAATGATTCTGCATTGGCAGTCGATGATGATGATGCAATGATTGATATGGATAATCACACCGCAACATTCACAGGCACATGGACAAAATCTACAAACAGAATTCTCTACTATGGGGATAATTACAGATATGCTGTATGTAACGGAAACGATTCTGACGCCGGTGCAGTAACAGCAAATGCGAGTTTTAACTCAAACTCGATAGGCATACTTCCAGATATTACAGGTAGATATGCTGTCTATGTCCGCTGGGTAACTCATCCAAACCGCACAAACTCTGCCAGATACCGCATTTATAGAGGAAACACATCAACACTGGTAGGAAGCTGCACACTGAATCAGGAGCAAAGAGGTGGTGAATGGGTCTTTTGTGATAACGTACAGCTTAGCTCTTCTGTTCCCGCAATTGTAGAGGTGGGGAACAATTGTGAACTCAACCAAATTGTTGTAGCAGACGCAGTAAGGTTTGTGAGGATAACAAAGGACGGTGATGACATTTATGGCAATACCTTAACAGCTTTGCACATTTTGGATGAGCCTGGGATAGAGTATGTTGCACTTGGTTCAAAAATTGTTTCTACTATATCAAGCGTCTGCTCTTCTCTGACTGATCTTGCATCGATCTCTCTTACTGCACCTACATCCGGCTATATCCATGTACAGGCAAGTGGAATTTACAATCCCGGTACTGCCTCCAAATGGGTTCGTGTTGGAATTGACGACGCTTCTGGTGGTTCAACCTTCGATAATCTGGCACCTTACCTCGAAAGCGATGTAATTGGTGTATATTATGACGAGAAGAGTTTTTCTCTCAACATAGTGTATAATGTCTCAGCCGGAACAAAAACTTACTACCTCAAGGCGTGCAGAGAAGACACCTCTACAACTGGTACATTGTGGTGGGATTACTTCACCGCAACTTTTTACCCAACTCGTTATTAATTCAGTTAATTTAAGGGCAGAGGGAGCGAATGCTCCCTACTGCCTTACATCTATTCACATCAACATTACGGTTAGGTGTAAGAATAATCTTTTTGTATACCTAAAGCAGAGTCAGCACTGGCTATGCTTTTTTGTTTGTTTCTCTTGATAATCCTCAGTGTTTAGAGTATGTCTGGGATGTTTCTTTGTAGGTGCAGTAAACAAAAAGTCTATGCGTAATATGGGGTGAAAATTGCAAAAAGGAATGCACTGTTTATTTCTCCCGGAATTTCACACCGAGCCTATTGAGCCAGATGTAGATTTTTTCATGGAAGTCACAGCCCTCACGATACCCAAAGGGCATACTATCTGAGGAACTCAATACCCTTTGACCTGTGTTCAGT from Candidatus Methylarchaceae archaeon HK02M2 includes these protein-coding regions:
- a CDS encoding DUF1003 domain-containing protein, translating into MAQKNTEQAVICQICKKPKKMSEVLSAELIREPIVKEIQKTYPDWSTSGFICIDDLNHFRAEYIQDIIEADKGELSALEEQVVKSLQEQELLSTNINIEYDKQLTLGERLADRIADFGGSWGFISIFIGVLLLWVAINSTILVRKPFDPYPYIFLNLILSCLAAIQAPVIMMSQNRQEAKDRLRAEYDYRINLKAELEIRHLQEKIDHLLMNQWNRLLEIQKIQIDLMEELSHKKS
- a CDS encoding acyltransferase, whose amino-acid sequence is MTNMSKLVSDFLKGLAIFSVLCNHYVNFYTSLKLSEFANGFIAVFFVLSGYGIYASLSKSSKSGELSLSRFYLKRFLRIYPLYFLSVSIFFFLETGEFNLYTFLAVPFVQAPGIYWFITSLLQCYIIAPFIYLLIVKLDKLRLLIISLLTLVATYMIYLHYGIGFTRANFVYRFVPLGHIYLFLGGMILYSIEKPVKTKIHILIALILFLSSVILTRNNSVLFDGSGMIFGLFLLVSSIYICYAFTSMLHNKLIFSGLICSLGMCSYSIYLFHVFYYKALVKANIIHVDSIVSVIITFLLLPVFVYLMSIMERAVSITSSRLLQKN